In Megalobrama amblycephala isolate DHTTF-2021 linkage group LG9, ASM1881202v1, whole genome shotgun sequence, the sequence ggtcagaaaggcatagaaaccaagttatggtttacagacaaaattatatcgttaaaatgcacactagcacaaatacactcatttaaacactaggaaacatgcataggctctaaaatatatcatatatatattccagcatagtggtagttcacatatacagttaaaaatgtatgattgtgtgtttctgtatgtgcctgtgtgtgtgcttttgtgtgttcctgtgtgtgtggggtgttggaatgtggatctggtcagtctctggggggggtgctccttttgaagtcaccaaagagaggaagttggactttactgtttaccatcgcttgtccacaaaagtgtcaagtgggctTATCTTATGGCAGACTATGCGGAGCCGAGATGGTTTTAtaacccagtccagcatgctaaaagcgttctgaacattcccaagtttattgattatcctgatacgtgtgcatatgctacaagCATGTTAGTGAGGAACGACTATAAATTCTGACATAATGAGTGTGAGTTGCTAATGTCAGCAGCCAAATGAACATGTGCTTGAGAGACCTGTCAGGAACCGCAGTGGTGCATTTTGTCAGCATGTCAGCATTACATCATCAGCCCTTAGACTGGAAGTGTTTGTGCAGTGCTCCCCCCAGTGGATCAAGCTGTTATTAAAATACTGAACATGATCATTCTGTGGATAGATTTTTCCTCAGAAAAGCATTTGAAATGCTCTCtttatcatttatatatatatatatatatatatatatatatatatatatatatatatatatatatatatatatatataccagtgGTGGTGAACGTTGGTCCTGGAGATTTGGTCTGTTGGTCTGTATCATTCTAGTAACCCttcagaccttgattagctggttcaggtgtatttgattagggttggagcaaaactctccAGGACTGTGGCTATCCAGGACCGGAGTTCACCACCCCTGGTCTAATACAATCAAACttcaataataaaatacacctttggcgcaaaaaaaataaaataaaaaaattataaaaaaattttaaaaaaaaaattgtggagTCCAGTTTTGTGGTCAGATGAAGGAAGAAAAAACTTGAAGACAACATATTTTTCAGTGGTGCAAAGAAAAGCTCAGCAATGACAAatgacaatgaaaaaaaaaaaacatatctgCTTGCATCTACACATGTAATTTAAATGTGTGAAAAGACCCATGATTAATTCTTAAAAttaaacagtgaaaacatggaaaaagtaGTCCAGGATTctgttaacccagggtttagaatgacccgtgtttattaattttaagtgtCAAAACTAAAGCCCTTATCATATTCTAGTCAGATATGGCCCACGTACATTATTATTCAAAAATACTTGAattattaattgtttttatttctgtattttaattattttggtatttttgtcataatataGACAATGTCAAAGTGATACAGCTTTTCTGATATGATAATGGGGggagaaaataattaaaataatgacatttttgaaaataaaatattaaaggattagttcactttcaaatgaaaattagcccaagctttactcaccctcaaggaatcctaggtgtatataactttcttctttctgatgaacataatcagagaaatattaataaatatcctgacgcatctgagctttataatggcagtgaacagcaCCAATGAGTATGAgatgaagaaagtgcttccatccacatccatccatcataaatgtgtactccacatggctccggggagTTAATAAAGGTTTTCTGAgagaagcgatgcgtttgtgtaaaaaaaaaaaaaaatccatattttacaagttatgaagtaaaatatctagtttccgccagaccgccttccatattcaagttacaatgaaagtgtaaactggcgtcacgtcagttacactttttccgtaagctgaataggaaaggcgtaggacgtagtgtaagctttgtgaactgcaagagttttacactttcttcgtatgttgaatacggaagactgtctggcggaagctagatattttacttcataacttgttaaatatgaatatatttttatgcatatgcaccaaatgcatcacttcacttcagaaggcctttattaaccccccggagccgtgtggagtacacatttatgatggatggatgtggatggaagcactttcttcaccttatactcattgatccctatCACTGCCATCATAAAGCTTGGAtccatcaggatatttattaatatttctctgattgtgtttatcagaaagaagaaagtcatatacacctaggatggcttgagggtgagtaaagcttgggctaattttaatttgaaagtgaactaatcctttaagtttggcataatttcttattatttgtttaaaaaaataataaatttgcTTCAAAGACCCTAATGATGTCACGGTGCAGGCAGGCAAGGATGAGAAGATGAGGATCTTGTGGAAAGAAAAGCTCAGCAATgacaaatgaaaagaaaaaaaactatttctgCTTGCATCTATAATGTACATATGTAATGCAAATGAATTTAGGTTATCTTAAGGTACCTAATAAACaaatatgaatgttttatgTTATAAAGGGACACCACTTGGATCACTAAAGATGAACAGTACAGATGTTAACGTACAGCCTTACTGCTTCATCTTCATAATGGACTAGTGGAGTAAAGTGCTTAACATCAACCATTCACAATAGCTAAGGTATTGTCTCCTACATTTTCCCAATGTACCAGATCATACACAGATACAGTGTATACCATCTACTGAGGACAGATATTTGGTAATACATGGCAATTATCTATTAtctcaaaaatacatttgtctTTTACTCCATTTTTATTCCCAACAATTTCAAAACCCATCAAATTTCAAAAGATCTTGTGTGAatttaagaaaaagaaaagtaatttaGTTTACAGCAATGTCCAGACTCATGGGAATCAGACTAGGATCATCTTTTATCATTGCCTGACCAAGACGACAATGGTTTCTGTTCGTTTCATGAATTTTGACAAACTTTTGACAAAGTCCACACTTCAGAGTTTGAATAAACTTTGCTTACACTCCAATTTGTTTACTTGAGACTTCACTGATTAAATCAGTGATTCaaatgaacatcacaaaactTGAGTATTTAAATGGCCCCATTTCTTAAATCATAAATTGCCTGAGCTGGGGGGGAACACTTTGCAATCTGGTGCACATTGAGACGCATAGAGTATGTTGGGGAGGAATAAAACTTTCTACACTAGAGGGAGACACAATCCATGTTATACCTGCTCCTCTGTGACCAGATGACACTTGGAATGGGCTTCTCAGAGAAGCTTAGAAATTAACAACTTTGTCCTAAACTAATTTAAGTATTGGCTaagtattaaataatattaacttcATGTTATGAACTTCTACATGAATACGGACCCATTTTCCATACTCTAAAAATACCTGAAAGAGAAATGGTCACTTTTCAAATTTTAATGTTTACCAAAGCAAACAGCCAACACTAGTTTTAgcatgtcatttatttattacaacaGTTATGATAACCGCCAAAGATGTCAACATGTAAAGCCCCTCAATAGTCATCCTCAGACTTGTACAAAGAACAGCCATGTGCTTacagtaacaaaaaaaaaaccaagcTTCTAACCTCATGAAAGCAAAAAGCTCAAGAAATGCAGACAGTAACAGTCAAGTTAAGGATTTAAGCACATCATACATGAGTCCCTATCAGGTTCTGAAGACAGCTAATATCAGACGACAATGACAAAGCTGCAGTCCAAATAGTGCACAGATATGTAAAAGGAGAGCTGATCAAGATGTAAAACCACTACTATATACAAACCAAAAgctacatttttttgttgttgttttctgaaTATGGACCATGATGAAACCTTATTTTTTCTCtcatgtgggaaaaaaaaaaaaaaaaaaaaaaaaaaaaaaaaacacaacttacAATTATAGAGTCCCCTATAATTGTAAGTTTCAGTTTCCTTCACTGTTGACCTCTTTGGTTTCTTTGTTCTTTCGAACCTCTTCCAGCTTCTTGTCCTAGAATTGAAGCAAAAAAcgattaattatttttaattacataaaaGTCAGCTATGAAGACACCACATCACGTTTGCAGTACCTTCTCTTTGAACTTCTCGTTCATGGCTGCCATGATTGCTGTACGGTTTTCCTTGTTGGCCTCCATTTTCTGGTTCAGTTTCTCTTCTGCCATCTTACTGAAATTGTTGTTTTCTTCTAGAGCTTTCTGAAGCACCTCCTTTTCATGCTCACGCTTCTCTGCTAAGTGCTTCAGAACCTCTGCTTCATGAGACTAGGGAAAAAAGGGTGacaggaggaaaaaaaaaaaaaaaaaaaaaaaaaaaaagcctttagTTATGTATGAGTATTTCAAGCTAGGAATGTGACATTGtcagaagaaaaacaaagaatGTACAAAGCGAATGGCCCCTGTAACTAACACACACCATCGTCCCTGTACTTGTATATGGCTTTAACAAGGGGACTCTTCGCATCTAGAGAAagtctcatacacacacacgccaATTTATTGTTGTGTAACGCATTTCATGTGGATGTAATATTGCATGTTTTGTATGCAGgataaaatgtctgaaaatgtataGATATGCACCTTGCGTCTCTCTTCTGCAGCTTCTAGTTTTCTCTGGATCTCCTCCAGGGAAAGATCCTTCTTCTTTGGAGGGGAGAGAGGGAACTCACCCTTAGCATCTGGAACAGGACTCCCAATGATGACCTCAAAAGCTTGTCCTGAGGCACGCTTGTCCAGCTCCTTAACCTGAATATCTGAAAACAAGCTTACTTGTTCACTACAGAATGCATGGATCATCTCTGCCTCATATTTATCCAGATCCAGTCacctgctatatatatatatatatatatatatatatatatatatatatatatatatatatatatatatatatatatatatatatatatatatatatatatatatatatatatatatatatacacacacttttttttttttttttttttctctcctcaCGTGCATAAATACAGGAATCTTACCACTTAGAGAGGCCATTGTTGCAGAAGACTACAGGTCAAAGAATGCCTGAAAACAAAATTAGCAACATAAGGGTTCCATGTTGTTAACTGCACATTATACACCTTCATCTTGGTCATACTGTACAGTGTACACACACGTTTACTTGTCTAAGATATTTCCCCATTTATCCTTCTATGGATTTTATATAAAGCTGAacacaaattacatttaaaaaaaagactaGTACTCAAATAGCTTTTCGCACTTTTAGAAAATAATTCGATACCCCACGTGAGGACGCCCCCTGATGTCTCAAACGGCAGGGTGTCAGATTTTGCCACTTTTGGAACACTGAGTCTCTAAATTATAACGAATTAACAGGTTTAGTTGTCGACATGTTGTGAATTTGGCGCGCAAAGGTTTTCTGCTCTAGTTCGTGGTGAAAAACTGGCGCGAATTCTTCAAAAACAAACTCACACTGCACCGCCCCTCCCCTAAACACTACCTGCTCGTGTGAAAACCACATAccatggaaagaaaaaaaaagaaaaaaaaaaaaaaagtgttatttcGTTGTAATACGAAGTAAACCATTTTATGCGTTCCTGCTCTAGAATGAGACGCAATGTCAAAGTGCACTTTGTGGATTAAACAAAGGCGCTTTTATTAGTAGCACAGAGAACTGATCCAAACAAAGACAGTCAAGCGGCACCTCGTGCACAGCTTCGCCCTGCTCTTTCTGCAGCTCCATGATCTCGCAGAAACACATACAACACTATGCAACCCAACCATTTGCGGGGTACACTAACTAACTTGCAACAATGCTTTAATGCAGATGAATTACACGCACGTAAACACGACATTCATGCAGAATAATGGGCAAAAAGTATATGGAGCTTTAAACAATCATTCTGATGCATTTCAAATGAGACAACTTTTCGAAATATAGGTCAGAATTTGTGTCTTCAATATTTGTTTCAGATTATACCAATGCAAACGAgcgtttatttaaatgtttcaatGCAGGTAAACCTTGAAATGAGTGTTAGATAAACTTGATAcattgacaaaaataaaaacatgccaAATAAATATACATCTACACTTGAATAATTCTACGCATATGGGCACATAGCACAAATTAATATCTAGCATGCCATTTTCAAGGACTTTATCACAATAATACAGGCACACCCACCTTCAAACAAAAATATCCAGGTTTGATGACAAAGCTCGACTCGCGCCGTTTTCTCGCCTCAACGCATGTCAAGTTCGCGCATAAAAGGATCGAATTTATGTCGTCATATCGTGTTCTTGATACCCATTGGCTGCGCTCACTGGCTCCTGGGTAATGTAGTTCTGtttcaaacaaaacaagacGTTTAAACAATACGATACAGCggaatatatatttattgccATTCTTGCTATTATTGAGATTGAGTGGGCAACAATGGCAGACAATATATCTGATAAAAATAGTCTCTGTTCACTTCTCATGAGTAGCTAGTTTGAGTCAGATGTATTATGACGGCGGCTCTTGTTTTATTGAGACGGTTATGTAACAACGTCAAAGCAGGTGATGGTAACTGATGATGGGAAACCATGGTTTATGTCTAGTCACAAACTTCACTTTGGTAGTGAATAAAACACATGGGCattaatgtttatgtatttaGGAGATGTGTATGTCCCATAAGCCCCTGTTACTTGTGTTaacaggcttttttttttttttttttttctttttttttttgtccttggTTCTCATTTTAAGTCTAAGAGTTTTGAACAGTTGAATTTTTCATGAAGATAATTACAAGGtgccttttttcttttctttttctatcCTGTACCAAACCAGTGTTTGCATTAATTAACTTGAGTGACCATTTAATACCAGCAGAAAGAAATTACCAtgattttgcatttatttatagtcATATAATTGTGTCAGTGTCAGTCAATACTGACAGCACACATACATCTCGGAGACGTctatttgatgtgtgtgtttacatctGGAAGacttattttttagagtgtttgctcatctgcaatacgtctataggacgtttcctgtcagatgtcaaatagatgtttagaagatgtctttcagatgtttatgatttagaatgtatgtaaaactgacatcttaaagatgtctatcagatgtttgtaaacagcagatgctttccagatgaagtgatctttaacagacaTCTTGCAGACGTATGTGTGCTATCTGTCTCATGAAAGCAAAATATGATGTGGGCTGTCAGTCATACACAAAGTAGCCTATAACTTACATAAAATTGATAACATTTGTTATCATTTGTCTTGTTACAGGTTATAGGCATGGCGTCTGCTTTTTCACATGCGTGTTAGCCATGACTGATTACTACATCATTTTCCATATTTGAAACTGCATAATGTCGCAGAGCAATGGGAAGTGACTCATCATATCACCATTAAAAAATTCCAGGCAGCACAGGGATTTAGAGTAATACCTTTACCCTAGCACGGTTGGACTATCAAGCTATTGAGACCATCTCT encodes:
- the stmn1a gene encoding stathmin 1a, with the translated sequence MASLSDIQVKELDKRASGQAFEVIIGSPVPDAKGEFPLSPPKKKDLSLEEIQRKLEAAEERRKSHEAEVLKHLAEKREHEKEVLQKALEENNNFSKMAEEKLNQKMEANKENRTAIMAAMNEKFKEKDKKLEEVRKNKETKEVNSEGN